Part of the Natrialbaceae archaeon AArc-T1-2 genome, GAGCCCGGCAAGCGCGTCGGCGTTCGCGTTCGGCTGCTCGATCCCCCACACGGACACATTCTCGTTCTCTTTCCCGAAGCGAGTGCGAAGAAAATCACGGCGCTCATGCTCCGGGACGTCACCGACGACATGTCGAACGTCTCGGGGAAGATGGCACGAAGCGCCGTCGAGGAGATGGGCAACATGATGGCAAGTGGCTTCATCGACGGCTGGGCAGACGTTCTGGGACGGGCGATCGACATCGCTGCTCCCCAGCTCGTCTACGCCCCCGTCGACGAGATCGTCGTCCGGACCGCCGAACGGGACGGTGACGACCTCGCGTTGTTCTTCGACTCGGATCTCACCGTTCCGAGTTACCAGATCGAAGCCGAGATCTACGCGTTTCCCGACCTGGAAGCGTTCGTCGAGATGATAAACGGTATGGACGTGACCGAAGCATGAAACTCGACACCGACGCACTCGGGACGTTTTATCGGATCGCCAGGGAAGGCGCTGGACTCGCGGCCGGCAGGCTGACGCGGCTGACCGGCGTCGATACCAGAGTCGGCGTGACGAAGGTCAACTTCACGCGCGGGGCGGACATTCGCCGAGACTTCACGGACGGCGCGGAGAAGGTCGGCGTCCGGGTCGAACTCAGCGGCGGTCTCGACGGCTACTCGCTCATCGTCTTCGATCGAGACAGCGCTGTACAGATCGTCGAGACGATCGTCTCGGCCTCCGACGTCGAAGACGTCGAGGAGATGGACAAAAGCGCCACGACCGAGGTCGGCCACATCATAAACAGCGGTCTGATCGACGGCTGGGCGGACGTCCTCGAGACCGCGATCGAACTCTCGACACCGGAGTACGTCGTGGGAGCCTCCGCCGAGCCGTTCGTCGACGACATCGACCACGCGCCCGGAGACGACGACCTCGCGTTGCTCTTTCAGAGCACTATCGAGGCCGTCGGCACCGAGATCGGGTTCGACCACTATCTGTTTCCCGAACGCGAGTCGATGGCGTCGCTGCTCGAGCAACTTCGGACGAGCGAGGGTATCGACTACGACAAACTCGACGGCTTCGATCGGATGGCCGAGCAGGGCGCAGAGGAGGTCGCGGAGACGGCGACGACGCTGACCGGAATCGACACGACCGTCGAGATTCGTCGACTGAACTTCGTCTCGCTCGAGACCATTCCCGAGACCGTCGCGAACGAGACCCTCGTCGGCGTCGCCTTCGAATTCGACGGCACCCCGAGTGGGTATCTGCTCTTTCTGTTCGACGAGGAGTCGGCCCACGAGATCGTCGACGCGATGGTCCCGACCGCGACCGACGCGGACGGATTCGACGAGATGGGACAAAGCGCTATCATGGAACTCGGAAACATCATGGCGAGTGGCTTTCTGGACGGCTGGGCGAACGTCCTCGATACGACGATCGACCACTCGACGCCGGAGTTCGTCCACGATACCGGCGCTGCGGCGGTCGATCCGGTCGTCGTTCAACTCGGCGAAAGCCAGGAATTCGCGTTCGTCTTCGACACCGTCGTGACGGCCGACGGACGCGACCTCGATTGCCAGATCTACGCGATTCCCGACGAGGACGACCTCGAGCGCGCGCTCGACGATCTCGACACCGACCGCATCGACGACACGCCGACGACCGCGGAGTTCGAAGAGATCGAAAACGCATGAAAACGTACGGAACCGAACCCGGCGCACCCGATCCGGTACAGGTCGGCATCGCAGAGCTCGTCGTCAGCGACGGCGACGACACGCTTCGGTCGTACGGACTCGGATCGTGTCTGGCAATCGCCCTCTACGAGCCCGATACCGGCATCGGCGGACTCGCACACGTGATGCTACCGAACGGCGACGAGGTCGAAACCAGCGACGAAACGCCCGGCAAGTACGCAGACACCGCAATCCGGGCGTTACTTCGACGGATGGTCGAACGCGGAGCGAGTTACGTCGACGTCGAAGCGAAGATCGCAGGTGGAAGCGACATGTTCGAATTCGAAAGCTTCGACGAGGGCGTCGGAGAGCGAAACGTCGAGGCGGCACGGGCGGAACTCGAGAAACTCGGCGTCCCGCTCGTCGCCGAAGACGTCGGCGGTGACCGCGGCCGGACCGTCGAGTTCTCCCCCGGAACCGGAGTCCTCGTCGTCACATCGAGCACCGACGACGGCGGAGTGACAGAGCTGTGACGAACGAGACGGCGGCACTCGAGTCGATTCTCGAGTACGTCGAGTCGGAGTTGGCGTTCGCGAGCAGTCACTACAACGACAGCTATCTCGATCGTCGCGTCTCCTCGCGCGTTCGCCGTGCCGACGTCGGGGGATACGAGGACTACCTCGAGTTGCTCCGGACCGACCTCGACGAGCAGGAGGCCCTGCTCGACGCCTTGAGCATCAACGTCACCGGATTCTTTCGCAACCCCGACGTCTGGGAGGGCATCCGCGACGTGTTGCGAACGCTTTCTGACGACCGAAAGCGCGGTCGGATCCGCGCCTGGAGTGCGGCCTGTGCCGACGGTCGTGAGCCCTACTCACTGTCGATACTCGCACACGCGGATCCGGCTATCGACGAATCGGCCGTTCACGTTCTGGCGACGGACATCAGCGAGACGGCGCTACAGACGGCCCGCGAGGGCGTCTACGAGGACACACGGACCACCGACATCGACGATCAACTCTCGGTGTTGAAAGATTACGAACGGTTCGTCGACCGATCGGGCGACACCTTTCGCGTTCGAGACCGGGTCAAACGCTCCGTCACGTTCGAACGGCACGACCTCATCAACGACGACCCGAAATCCGACTTCGATCTGATCATCTGTCGAAACCTGTTCATCTACATCGACAACGAGTACAAGACGCCGATGCTCGAGACGATCGCGGACTCGCTTCGCCCCGGTGGCTACCTCGTGATCGGCAAATCCGAGACGATCCCCCCGTCGCTTACGTCGGTGTTTTCCGTTTGTGACGGCCGCCTTCGGATCTATCGGCGAGAGCCGACCGGTTCGTAGCCGGGATCGACGTCTCGCGTTCGTCGTAACGTCCTCGAGGTCGATTGATCACTCACGGCTGGCCTCTCGGAGCGACAGGCCGGATACCCAGTGGTCGGAGCCGAGCGAACGAAACCGTCTTGTACGCAAGCCCCGACGGATCCGGTGTGACCGAGGTTGGCATCGACCTGGCGCTGTTTCTGTTCGCCCAGCCCATCGTCGCCTGGCTCGTCTACGACGAGTTTCTCGCGTACGGCCAGGCCCCGTCGGTGGCGCTTGCACTCCTCGTCGTCCTCGCAAGCGTAGGAGCCGCCGTTCTGGTCGGTCAGCTGTTGCTCGTACTCTTTCTCCAGGCCGCGGTGATCGGACTCTACGCTGGCGTCCGCTCTCGGGTCCGGGCCGTCGGCTGATGATCGATCGATCCCACGTCGTTATAGGCCCGGACGCACACCCTCGCGTATGGACCCAGACCGCTCGACGCTGCAGGCGTATCTCGCCGAGGAAGGGCTCGACGGCTACCTCATCGACGCCGACTCCACGGATCCCGACCAGCGGTACGTCTCGGGGTTCGAAGCGCCCGATCCCTTCCAGACGCTGGTGACCGACGACGGCGTGTCCCTGCTCGTCTCGGAACTCGAGTACGGCCGCGCAGTCACGGAGGCCGACGCCGACGTCGTCGCGCGGTTGTCAGAGTACGGGTACCGGGATCTGCTCGAGGAACACGGCCGCTACGAGGCTCGCATCCGGACCGTCGCCGCCTTCCTCGCAGATCACGACGTCGACGCCGTCGCCGTTCCCAGGGGATTTCCGACCGGAACGGCAGACGGCCTACGCGAGCACGGTGTTTCGGTAACCGTCGAACCCGCGGGGATCGTCGAGGACGTTCGCGCGGTCAAGACGGCATCCGAGATAGACCACGTCCGGACGACCCAGCGAGCAAACGAGGCCGCGATGGCCACGGCCGAAACGCTGATCGCCGAAGCCGACGTCGAAGACGGCCGGCTCGTCTACGACGGCGAGACACTCACCAGCGAACGGGTCACACGAGACCTCGAGATCGAACTCCTCCGACGCGGCTGTACGCTCGAGGACACCATCGTCGCCTGTGGCGAAGACGCCGCCGATCCCCACGACCGCGGTAGCGGCCCGCTCGAGGCCGGCGAGGCGATCGTCGTCGACATCTTCCCACAGGACAAAGAGACGAAGTACTTCGCCGACATGACCCGGACGTTCCTCCGTGGTGAGCCGACCGACGAACTTCGACGGCGCTACGAGGTCGTCCACGACGCCCACCAGGCCGCCCTCGAGGCCGTCGAACCCGGCGTCACGGGCGCCGACGTCCACGACGTAGCCTGTGACGTGATCGAGACGGCCGGCTACGAAACCCTTCGGAGTAACCCCGACGCCGAAACGGGCTTTATCCACGGTACGGGCCACGGCGTCGGACTGGCGATTCACGAACGCCCCACCGTCTCGCCGGGCGGGGGCGAGCTCGAGCCCGGCCACGTGATCACGATCGAGCCCGGCCTCTACGATCCCGAGATCGGCGGCATCCGCATCGAAGACCTCGTCGTCGTCCGCGAGGACGGCTACGAGAACCTGACGGAGTATCCGATCTCGCTCGAGCCGTCCGCTCGTCGGTGAGTTCTCACACCAGGACGCGCTCGAGGTCGACGACCGTCCCCGAGTCGGCGTCGGGATCGCCGACGAGTCGACCCAGACAGACGGCCGCGTCGTTCGGTGTGAAACAGGCCACAAGGTCGTCGCAGTCGGCCGGGTCGGCCTCGAGGACGCCCGGGGCGTACACCGGAGCTCCGTTGGCGACCTCCCGGGCCGCGCTCTCGGCGATCGTCACCGCCGGCAGGTCCGCGAGAATCCGTTCTGCCGGCTCGACGGCGTCGTACAGCGGTCCGGGATCGTCGTCCTCGAGCCAGAACGCGAGTGCGTCGACGAGGTCGTAGGCGCTGTGAAGCTCTCGGTCGTCGAACGGCTCGGTCGCGGTCCGGCGTAAGTCGCCCATGTGAGCGCCCGTTCCAAGCGCCAGTCCGAGGTCGTGACAGAGTTTGCGGACGTAGGTCCCGCTCTCACAGCGGATCCGCACGAGTGCTTGCCGATCGTCGGTCTCGAGCAACTCGAGTGCGTGGATCTCGCGGGTTCGCAGCCGACGGGCGACGGCGCTCTTTCGGGGTGGCTTCTGGTAGATCTCGCCTTCGAACTCGGCGATGACGGCCTCGGCGTCGGCCGGCACGGGGGCGTGACACTCCAGCACGGTGACGTACTCCTTTTTCCCCTCGAGAAACACCGGCGCGAGCCTGGTCGCCGTTCCGAGCATGACCGGCAGACAGCCCGTCACCTTCGGATCGAGCGTCCCCGCGTGGGCTGCCTTTTCGACGGTCGTCGCCGCGTCGGCGTCCTCGAGTGCGTCGGCGACGGCGTCGCGGATCCAGCCGCTCACCTGGTGGGAGGAGGGTCCCGGCGGCTTGTCCAGCGCGACGACGCCGAATGCGAGCAGTTCGGCCGGCGACCGATCTTCGGGTGGGCCACGCAGACTCATCAGAAGTCGTAGTCGACGTCGGTGACGGGAGTCATCCCTTCGTCGCCCGCGGGCTCGTACTCCTCGACGGCGGTCACGAGCATATCGAGGACGGCGTCTGGCTCCCAGCGTGCGGTGTTCACCGAGAGATCGTAGATCGTCAGATCCCGGATGTCGATGTTGTAGTACTCCTCGTACCGCATGGCTTCGCTCGCCTCACGGGCTCGCGTCTCCTCGGTCGCACGCTCTGGATCTTTCCCTTCGCGGTCGGCGATGCGCTCGCCACGGACCGACGCGGGCGCGTCGAGCCAGAACCGAAAGTCCGCGTACTCGCCGGCGAGCCAGCCCGCGAGCCGGGACTCGAGCACCAGGTCGTCGCGTTCGATCGCGATCTCGCGCAGCCGACGGTCGAGATCCCGGTCGATCTCGTCGTCTTCCTCCGCGAGCTTGTTGAACTCGAGGGGGCTGTAGCCCCGTTCGTCGGCCAACTCGCGGAAGATGTCGCCGCCGCTTACGTGCTCGAGGTCGAACTCGTCGGCGAGCAACGCTGCGGTGGTGCTCTTCCCGCTGCCCGGCGGGCCGGAGACGGTAAGTAACATAGTCGATCTGTGCCGTGGCCGGTAAAAGGGGTTGTGGATCGGTCGGCGTCAGCTCGTCGAGGGCGTCATGTTGATGTTCAACGACTTTCGAAGCAGCTGGGTAAAGCCCATCGAGCACAGGAAGTACCAGACGATCCAGGCCCGGAGCGGTCCGACCACGCCCGACCCCCACTCGATGGTGCCGACCATGGGCATGACCACCGACTCTTCGATCTGGTGTGGGCCGGGATCGTGGATCTTCCACCACATCCACAGAAACAGCGGGATCGTAAAGAGCATGATCCAGACCATCGGCCGGAACTGCTCTTTGAACATCCCCATGTTCTCGGCCATCGCCTCCATCTGTTCTTCCTGGACCTGCTCCATCTCCTCGTCGATGCGCTCGAGTTCCGCTTCGCTCGCGTCGCGCTCTTTGGCCTCTTTCTTTCGTTCCTGGATCTCCTTTCGCT contains:
- a CDS encoding chemotaxis protein CheC, which translates into the protein MTLKVDIRKLSLINEMAKVGTNGVADNMGKLTGKDARMEVTTTNFIDVDDLGSQLEPGKRVGVRVRLLDPPHGHILVLFPEASAKKITALMLRDVTDDMSNVSGKMARSAVEEMGNMMASGFIDGWADVLGRAIDIAAPQLVYAPVDEIVVRTAERDGDDLALFFDSDLTVPSYQIEAEIYAFPDLEAFVEMINGMDVTEA
- a CDS encoding chemotaxis protein CheC, with translation MKLDTDALGTFYRIAREGAGLAAGRLTRLTGVDTRVGVTKVNFTRGADIRRDFTDGAEKVGVRVELSGGLDGYSLIVFDRDSAVQIVETIVSASDVEDVEEMDKSATTEVGHIINSGLIDGWADVLETAIELSTPEYVVGASAEPFVDDIDHAPGDDDLALLFQSTIEAVGTEIGFDHYLFPERESMASLLEQLRTSEGIDYDKLDGFDRMAEQGAEEVAETATTLTGIDTTVEIRRLNFVSLETIPETVANETLVGVAFEFDGTPSGYLLFLFDEESAHEIVDAMVPTATDADGFDEMGQSAIMELGNIMASGFLDGWANVLDTTIDHSTPEFVHDTGAAAVDPVVVQLGESQEFAFVFDTVVTADGRDLDCQIYAIPDEDDLERALDDLDTDRIDDTPTTAEFEEIENA
- a CDS encoding chemotaxis protein CheD, encoding MKTYGTEPGAPDPVQVGIAELVVSDGDDTLRSYGLGSCLAIALYEPDTGIGGLAHVMLPNGDEVETSDETPGKYADTAIRALLRRMVERGASYVDVEAKIAGGSDMFEFESFDEGVGERNVEAARAELEKLGVPLVAEDVGGDRGRTVEFSPGTGVLVVTSSTDDGGVTEL
- a CDS encoding CheR family methyltransferase, which encodes MTNETAALESILEYVESELAFASSHYNDSYLDRRVSSRVRRADVGGYEDYLELLRTDLDEQEALLDALSINVTGFFRNPDVWEGIRDVLRTLSDDRKRGRIRAWSAACADGREPYSLSILAHADPAIDESAVHVLATDISETALQTAREGVYEDTRTTDIDDQLSVLKDYERFVDRSGDTFRVRDRVKRSVTFERHDLINDDPKSDFDLIICRNLFIYIDNEYKTPMLETIADSLRPGGYLVIGKSETIPPSLTSVFSVCDGRLRIYRREPTGS
- a CDS encoding M24 family metallopeptidase; translation: MDPDRSTLQAYLAEEGLDGYLIDADSTDPDQRYVSGFEAPDPFQTLVTDDGVSLLVSELEYGRAVTEADADVVARLSEYGYRDLLEEHGRYEARIRTVAAFLADHDVDAVAVPRGFPTGTADGLREHGVSVTVEPAGIVEDVRAVKTASEIDHVRTTQRANEAAMATAETLIAEADVEDGRLVYDGETLTSERVTRDLEIELLRRGCTLEDTIVACGEDAADPHDRGSGPLEAGEAIVVDIFPQDKETKYFADMTRTFLRGEPTDELRRRYEVVHDAHQAALEAVEPGVTGADVHDVACDVIETAGYETLRSNPDAETGFIHGTGHGVGLAIHERPTVSPGGGELEPGHVITIEPGLYDPEIGGIRIEDLVVVREDGYENLTEYPISLEPSARR
- a CDS encoding RNA-guided pseudouridylation complex pseudouridine synthase subunit Cbf5; translation: MSLRGPPEDRSPAELLAFGVVALDKPPGPSSHQVSGWIRDAVADALEDADAATTVEKAAHAGTLDPKVTGCLPVMLGTATRLAPVFLEGKKEYVTVLECHAPVPADAEAVIAEFEGEIYQKPPRKSAVARRLRTREIHALELLETDDRQALVRIRCESGTYVRKLCHDLGLALGTGAHMGDLRRTATEPFDDRELHSAYDLVDALAFWLEDDDPGPLYDAVEPAERILADLPAVTIAESAAREVANGAPVYAPGVLEADPADCDDLVACFTPNDAAVCLGRLVGDPDADSGTVVDLERVLV
- the cmk gene encoding (d)CMP kinase, whose amino-acid sequence is MLLTVSGPPGSGKSTTAALLADEFDLEHVSGGDIFRELADERGYSPLEFNKLAEEDDEIDRDLDRRLREIAIERDDLVLESRLAGWLAGEYADFRFWLDAPASVRGERIADREGKDPERATEETRAREASEAMRYEEYYNIDIRDLTIYDLSVNTARWEPDAVLDMLVTAVEEYEPAGDEGMTPVTDVDYDF